The sequence AAGCTTCAGTAAACTCCAGGGTGTCAGAGTCAATCCGTCTTTGGCTTTGTTCTTGTAATGCAGGCTGATGTCGACGTGCTCTTGTAAATTTTTACCCACACCGGGTAACTCATGAACGAGGTTAACACCTGCATTCGCTAATTCGTTAGCCGGACCAACACCGGAGCGCAGTAAAATTTGCGGTGAGTTAAAAGCGCCAGCGCTTAAAATAACTTCTTTATTCGCCATTGCGATATAAGACTGACCAGACCTTTGATAAGCAATGCCAGTGGCGGTTTTGCCACAGAATAAAACACGTTCAGTTAGGCAGCCAGTTAACACTGTTAGATTCGCTCTGTGTAACGCGGGTTTTAGGTAAGCGTGATAGGCACTGCAACGCTTACCATCTTTCATCGTAAACTGATAGGGGCCATGACCCTCTAATTGCGAGCCGTTAAAGTCAGTATTTTGAGGTAGACCGTATTCCTCACAGGCGCTTAGAAATTGCCTTGAAACGGAGTAGTAAGGTATTACGTCAGAAACATGCAACGGGCCACTGGCGCCATGGTAGGTGTTAGCGCCACGACTGTTGCTTTCACTTTTGATAAAGTAGGGCAGTAAGTCGCTATAACTCCAGCCGCTGTTGCCTAAAGCGGCCCAGTGATCATAGTCGGATGCAAGGCCGCGAGTGTATATCATGGCATTGATTCCACTACTGCCACCGAGCATTTTTCCGCGCGGTGTATAACTGCCTTTAGGCGTGGTTAAATGCGGCTCTTTTTCGGCGCGGTACAACCAATTAAATTTGCGGCTGTGCATAAAGCGGGCAAACCCCGATGGCATGTCAGAAAACAGCCCACCATGAGATGTTCCTGCCTCTAATAACAAAACGCTGTGTTTACCGTTCTCTGAGAGCCTATTGGCGAGCGTACAGCCGGCAGAGCCGGCTCCGACAATAATGTAGTCGTATGACTTTTGAGTGTTAGAGCGAGGCGGCGTAGTCATACAGTGACTTTAAAAGGCGCAGTTTGTGCGCGTCTTCCTGATGCTGATTAGCCAACTCCTCGAGGCGCAACGCAAAAGCGTCTGCAGAGAGCATCCCTTCCGGCGGGTCAATGAGACGTTGCTGACAGAATTGACGCCACTGATTCAGTTCCTTGTCTGTTAAAGTTGAAGGATAGTTACGGGCCCGGTACCGTAGCAATAACTTCTCCATGCGAGAGTCTTCAAAAGCCAAATCTAACCCGGCCAGCTGTTGTGGCTCAGACGTCCTAATAATCTCCATGTGTTTTTTGTCTTGCGGTGAGAAAAAGCCGTCGTAAATTTGGTGGTCAACATCGGTTCTCGGTGCGAACGCTTTCGTTTGTTCGAACACCTGCATCAGCTTGTCTCTGAATTCACTGTTTTCTTGTAACCATTGCGCATTCTTAGCTACCGTGTTCATGTCCAGTTCGGCTTTCTCTGAAGCATCATCAGAAATTGTTTTGATGGGGGCAAGAAACGGGTTGCGACCTAAATGAATATTCTGAATGCCACTTTTCTGTTGACCTTGGGCTTCCAGCTCTTTTCGGCTGGTGTAAGTCAGTTCAATCAGTTCTTCGACTGATCTTTCCGCAAATAGGGCGGGGTCAATGCGTAGATCCCAGGCAATAATGTTACTGTTCTGCTTTGGGTGAAACCCAAGGGGCAAGATAGCGGATAAATATCGGTTTACGGTGCCA comes from Idiomarina sp. X4 and encodes:
- a CDS encoding GMC family oxidoreductase, translated to MTTPPRSNTQKSYDYIIVGAGSAGCTLANRLSENGKHSVLLLEAGTSHGGLFSDMPSGFARFMHSRKFNWLYRAEKEPHLTTPKGSYTPRGKMLGGSSGINAMIYTRGLASDYDHWAALGNSGWSYSDLLPYFIKSESNSRGANTYHGASGPLHVSDVIPYYSVSRQFLSACEEYGLPQNTDFNGSQLEGHGPYQFTMKDGKRCSAYHAYLKPALHRANLTVLTGCLTERVLFCGKTATGIAYQRSGQSYIAMANKEVILSAGAFNSPQILLRSGVGPANELANAGVNLVHELPGVGKNLQEHVDISLHYKNKAKDGLTLTPWSLLKLSVPFLKYLFTGKGQLAHSIAEVGAFYCSSEAVNEPDIQVHLLPVMFNDSGYDWLPTLTNGFTCHVCLLRPKSRGQVQLNSDNPMGKPTITYGFLKENDDQQALLQGIKKAFEIIKQPALNRHNGGRLFPTENATNDSLLLDEIKSRTGLIYHPVGTCKMGPGSDSEAVVDASLKVHGVKGLRVVDASIMPTVISGNTNAPTIAIAEKSADLIKADA
- the sbcB gene encoding exodeoxyribonuclease I, encoding MAQNEQETFYWHDYETWGANPLVDRPAQFAGLRTDTDFNVVGRPLTLYVQPTPDFLPNPEATLVTGITPQLALKQGVSEAAFSKAIAEEFQKPNTTIIGYNNIRFDDEVTRSLFYRNFYDPYEYSWQNGNSRWDLIDVTRACFALRPEGINWPDNEDGQPSLKLEHLSVANNIEHGQAHDAMSDVYATIGLAKLIKEKQPKLWQWAYSIRRKQKLLSLFNWQAPEPLAHVSGFYGTVNRYLSAILPLGFHPKQNSNIIAWDLRIDPALFAERSVEELIELTYTSRKELEAQGQQKSGIQNIHLGRNPFLAPIKTISDDASEKAELDMNTVAKNAQWLQENSEFRDKLMQVFEQTKAFAPRTDVDHQIYDGFFSPQDKKHMEIIRTSEPQQLAGLDLAFEDSRMEKLLLRYRARNYPSTLTDKELNQWRQFCQQRLIDPPEGMLSADAFALRLEELANQHQEDAHKLRLLKSLYDYAASL